From the Raphanus sativus cultivar WK10039 unplaced genomic scaffold, ASM80110v3 Scaffold2997, whole genome shotgun sequence genome, the window GGAAGGCAAACTGAGAAACTCACTTGATCAGGTTACTACAGACACTTTCTACTTTTAAGCCAAAAACCCTCTACAGATGTTCATCTCGTTCTTATAGTTTAGTGACGACTTAGGAAACCTCAAATTTAGACAACTATAGCATTTCATAGATCATTATCCAGAAAACACCAATGTATAGCTTAAGTTTGTGGTTCCAAAAGATTTTTTATGGTGAAAAAAATGCAGGTTTACTTTGGCAAGACGAGAGAGATGGTTTGCACGCTGCGTCCACCTGCTGAGATCGTACAGATGAGACTACCCGACTCCTGATGCTCCCCCCTCTCCTCATCAAATCTTATTATGTAATAACATTTCATATCACCTcacttcttttttgtttgtttgtctgtCTGTCTGATTTTTAAACGTTTCTCAAAGTGTCTTCTTGTGTGAATGAATGCCTCTTACTTTCTCTGTCTCTGGCTTGCTTCACAATTATCTTCATGTGAACGTCTTGTTACATGGATAACTGTATGCAACATAGCCGTGATAACTATAGAATAAGGACTATTATCAATAATAACTAACACTATTGTCAATGGAAAGTAACGTTAATTATCAGATGAGAAACGCTAATTACATGCAAATTAATTATGAACATTTCTTCATCATCCTAACCTTGAACCCTCCTCTGGACCGTTTCACGACGTTATAGGGCATGTAAGTCCCCATAACTCTGACCCAAAACGTGAAAAACGGCTGCGAGTAGAGTTATACTTAACGCCGTTAACCTGGTGGTGAACGTCGTGATAAGCGCCGTCATTCTCGAACAGAACGTGGAGCAAGTTCCCCGGAAGCCGTAGACCGCAGTGATCGTCTACGCTCTTGACTGTGATGAGGCAGAAGAGCCAGACGCTAGTTCTCGGCGTCATCCCCGACCCGAAGAACGCAGCGGCTCCGCCGAGCATGTCGGTTATGACTTCCACCGGATGGTTGTAGAGAGCACCGACCGGGTAAGGGACGACGAGGCGGTGGTGGTGCGAGTGGACGTGGCGGTAGAGGAACTTGTTGTGGTGCATGTAACGATGGACGAAGTACTGACACGTGTCGAATATGAACATGGCGATTAATATCTGAAGGATCTGGATTGGTACTGAGGGTTGGACCGTTGTCTTGAGGTTTCCACTGCATAGGAAGTAATctacaaaagaacaaaaaagaatcattatGACCAATGGTTATTTGCATCTATTAGTTTATCATCGGTTTGCTTTACATCATATAAACCGATTTGGTTAATCACTAGCTATGGAAATTATTCTCCTATCCCCTTAACAGACATCTATGACTTTTTATTGAACGTATATAATCTGTTCATTTCTAAACATAACTAAGGTATGTGTTCAATTTAGTATGCTTCCACATAAATCTCTTACATCATGAAAGTTTATGAACTCCAAAACGGCGTAATTAATTTCATATTAATCCCGAAATATATTAACTACATAATGCAAATAACATTTTCTTGAAATGCATATAATAGTATTGACTCACAAAAAATCCAAGTTGGGTAATTAAGATCTGGAGAAGCTGTTGAAGGAAGACTCCTTTGACCACTGTGATGATCGGTACTACATTTTTTTCATGCTCTTCATCAAGGGTGTGAAGCCGGAACTTATGTAACGAAGGGCTAAGAAACTGGTTAACTCCAGCGTAAATCCAATAGACAATAATGGGAGCTATAGTGCCCATCGTCTCATCGCTCACGTACTCTTCCCACATCACCATTCTATTCTACCACCACAAAGTACTTCAAAGAATTGTAAAAATGGAATTGCGAGgaacctttttttttcattgttgaAAGTTTCTTGACAagtaatcttatatattatttggaaaacATTACAACATTTGAACATGTCATCattaaaatctagtatattaaaattgaaatataaatatgaattaaCCATacatacaatttaaaaaaattacagatCCTgctacaaattttaaatattcctAGATatcaacattaattttttttttgtcatttaaaacaaacatatagCATCCCGTAATTGTTTCTAACATATTaaagataaattattttgttttcaactgTATTGGGAAATAAAACGAGTTGtgaaatacaatatataaataccattcttcatcttcttagataaaacaatataaaaatatcattattaatCTTCTTagtttactaatatatatatattataaagaagagtcaatacaaataataatttgaaacaataaattaaattagcGTATTCACACTATataactataattttaaaatattataatacaaTTAGTTATATTGtacataataaattttatatcattaattatgaaaataaatatctatttataaaaataaaaataatat encodes:
- the LOC130506208 gene encoding LOW QUALITY PROTEIN: very-long-chain aldehyde decarbonylase GL1-9-like (The sequence of the model RefSeq protein was modified relative to this genomic sequence to represent the inferred CDS: inserted 1 base in 1 codon; deleted 2 bases in 1 codon), producing the protein MVMWEEYVSDETMGTIAPIIVYWIYAGVNQFLSPSLHKFRLHTLDEEHEKNVVPIITVVKGVFLQQLLQILITQLGFFITSYAVETSRXTVQPSVPIQILQILIAMFIFDTCQYFVHRYMHHNKFLYRHVHSHHHRLVVPYPVGALYNHPVEVITDMLGGAAAFFGSGMTPRTSVWLFCLITVKSVDDHCGLRLPGNLLHVLFENDGAYHDVHHQVNGVKYNYSQPFFTFWVRVMGTYMPYNVVKRSRGGFKVRMMKKCS